The proteins below are encoded in one region of Solidesulfovibrio fructosivorans JJ]:
- a CDS encoding histidinol phosphate phosphatase domain-containing protein, protein MIDLHTHTTFSDGELIPSELARRAAKAGYRAMAMTDHADFSNLDLILTNIGRFVAETGAFLGVTVLCGVEITHVPPPLIPHLAELARERGAHIVVVHGETIVEPVEAGTNLAAIEAGVDILAHPGLITPEEAELAAERGVALEITTRKGHSLTNGHVAALARRFGAKLVIDNDAHAPDDLVSQERRKKIALGAGLTHEEYLQAEANSRDIVSRVLGAGRMG, encoded by the coding sequence ATGATCGACCTGCACACCCACACCACCTTCTCCGACGGCGAGCTCATTCCCTCGGAACTGGCCCGGCGCGCCGCCAAAGCCGGCTACCGCGCCATGGCCATGACCGACCACGCCGACTTCTCCAACCTGGACCTGATTCTCACCAACATCGGCCGGTTCGTGGCCGAAACAGGAGCCTTCCTCGGCGTCACCGTGCTGTGCGGGGTGGAGATCACCCACGTGCCGCCGCCCTTGATCCCCCACCTGGCCGAGCTGGCCCGGGAACGCGGGGCTCACATCGTGGTGGTGCACGGCGAAACCATCGTCGAGCCCGTGGAAGCCGGCACCAACCTGGCCGCCATCGAGGCCGGGGTGGACATCCTGGCCCACCCGGGACTCATCACCCCGGAAGAGGCGGAACTGGCCGCCGAACGCGGCGTGGCGCTCGAAATCACCACCCGCAAGGGACACAGCCTCACCAACGGCCACGTGGCCGCCCTGGCCCGGCGCTTCGGGGCGAAACTCGTCATCGACAACGACGCCCACGCCCCGGACGACCTCGTCTCCCAGGAACGCCGCAAGAAAATCGCCCTCGGCGCGGGACTCACCCACGAAGAATACCTGCAAGCCGAGGCCAACTCCCGGGACATCGTCTCCCGGGTTCTCGGCGCGGGCCGCATGGGCTGA
- a CDS encoding bifunctional nuclease family protein, with the protein MIEMKVFGLALDEESQVPVLILKDMEEKAVLPIWIGAMEAMAISLALNDVVLPRPMTHDLLLNTIAKLNGHVVAIHVTELAEGTYYADIELEVEGGIRRVDSRPSDAIALALRAKAPILVAEPVLEQVANEAKNESVVEFSSDDSDKWTELLEKFELDDTKYKM; encoded by the coding sequence ATGATTGAAATGAAAGTGTTCGGACTGGCCCTTGACGAAGAATCCCAGGTGCCCGTGCTCATCCTCAAGGACATGGAGGAAAAAGCCGTCCTGCCCATCTGGATCGGCGCCATGGAAGCCATGGCCATCTCCCTGGCCCTAAACGACGTGGTGCTGCCGCGCCCCATGACCCACGATCTGCTGCTCAACACCATCGCCAAGCTCAACGGACATGTGGTGGCCATCCACGTGACCGAGCTTGCCGAAGGCACCTACTACGCGGACATCGAACTGGAAGTGGAAGGCGGCATCCGCCGGGTGGACAGCCGGCCCTCGGACGCCATCGCCCTGGCCCTGCGCGCCAAGGCCCCCATCCTCGTGGCCGAACCCGTGCTCGAACAGGTGGCCAACGAAGCGAAAAACGAGTCCGTCGTGGAATTCTCCAGCGACGACAGCGACAAGTGGACGGAGCTGCTCGAAAAATTCGAACTCGACGACACCAAGTACAAAATGTGA
- a CDS encoding LemA family protein, which yields MPRLLGLLIALLMLSSLSGCGYNQMQTNEEAVNGAWGNVESALQRRLDLIPNLVETVKGYASHEKDTLTAVVDARAKATQVKITPETLNDPKAMAAFQQAQGQMQSSLSRLLAIAENYPQLKADQNFRDLQNQLEGTENRINVARQRYNQAVETYNASIRTFPNFITNSLLLHLKPKEYFKADEAAKQAPKVKF from the coding sequence ATGCCCAGACTTCTTGGACTCCTCATTGCCCTCCTCATGCTTTCAAGCCTCTCGGGCTGCGGCTACAACCAGATGCAGACCAACGAGGAGGCGGTCAACGGCGCCTGGGGCAACGTGGAATCGGCCCTGCAACGCCGCCTGGACCTCATCCCCAACCTCGTGGAAACCGTCAAAGGCTACGCCAGCCACGAAAAAGACACCCTGACCGCCGTGGTCGACGCCCGGGCCAAGGCCACGCAAGTGAAAATCACGCCCGAGACCCTCAACGACCCCAAGGCCATGGCCGCCTTCCAACAGGCCCAGGGACAAATGCAGTCCTCCCTGTCGCGCCTTCTGGCCATCGCCGAAAACTACCCGCAACTCAAAGCCGACCAGAACTTCCGCGACCTGCAAAACCAGCTCGAAGGCACCGAAAACCGCATCAACGTCGCCCGCCAGCGCTACAACCAGGCCGTCGAAACCTATAACGCCTCCATCCGCACCTTCCCCAACTTCATCACCAACTCCCTGCTGCTGCACCTGAAGCCCAAGGAATACTTCAAGGCCGACGAAGCCGCCAAACAAGCGCCCAAGGTGAAGTTTTAA
- a CDS encoding TPM domain-containing protein, translated as MPDISSPTNVLPWEGAERMRRACREAACAGASARAPRPCPPSGGAGGPSAPPRRGPGEAAPPLAAGGHTAAASIIPLLCAFLILCFAATAMALEVPKLSGRVNDYAKLLSPQAKAKLDAELADFERTDSTQVVVLTIPSLEGESLEEYSIKVAEAWGIGQKGKDNGVLLLVSKGDRKVRIEVGYGLEGRLTDALSGRIIDYAIVPRFKAGNFDAGIMDGVSAIMQAVRGEYKGGPSHKGKGSDDNAVFGLFILAIILTAVLSGLPAPVRAGIFGLALPGAGALFGLGIGMLALLCVGGIALGLIGPFLFSSGRGGGGGFFIGGGGGGFGSGGGGGFSGGGGGFGGGGSSGSW; from the coding sequence ATGCCCGACATAAGTAGCCCAACCAATGTGTTGCCCTGGGAAGGCGCGGAGCGCATGCGGCGGGCTTGCCGCGAAGCGGCATGCGCCGGCGCATCGGCCCGCGCCCCGCGCCCGTGCCCCCCGTCAGGGGGGGCCGGGGGGCCCTCGGCCCCCCCGCGGAGGGGTCCAGGGGAGGCGGCGCCTCCCCTGGCCGCCGGAGGCCACACCGCCGCCGCCAGCATCATCCCGCTCCTCTGCGCCTTCCTCATCCTTTGCTTCGCCGCAACGGCGATGGCGCTGGAGGTGCCGAAGCTCAGCGGGCGGGTGAACGATTACGCCAAGTTGCTTTCGCCCCAGGCCAAGGCGAAGCTTGATGCCGAGCTGGCCGATTTCGAGCGCACGGATTCGACCCAGGTGGTGGTGCTGACCATTCCGTCGCTCGAGGGCGAGTCCTTGGAGGAGTATTCCATCAAGGTGGCCGAGGCCTGGGGCATCGGGCAAAAGGGCAAGGACAACGGCGTGCTGCTGCTCGTGTCCAAGGGCGACCGCAAGGTGCGCATCGAGGTGGGCTACGGCCTGGAGGGCAGGCTCACGGACGCGCTGTCCGGTCGCATCATCGACTACGCCATTGTGCCGCGATTCAAGGCCGGCAACTTCGACGCCGGCATAATGGACGGCGTTTCGGCCATCATGCAGGCCGTGCGCGGCGAGTACAAGGGGGGGCCCTCCCATAAGGGCAAGGGGAGCGACGACAACGCGGTCTTCGGGCTCTTCATTTTGGCCATCATCCTGACGGCCGTGCTCTCGGGGCTTCCGGCCCCGGTCCGGGCCGGAATATTCGGCCTGGCCCTGCCGGGCGCGGGCGCGCTTTTCGGCCTGGGAATCGGCATGCTGGCCTTGCTGTGCGTGGGCGGCATCGCGCTCGGGCTGATCGGGCCGTTTCTGTTCAGCTCCGGCCGGGGCGGCGGCGGCGGATTTTTTATCGGCGGCGGGGGCGGCGGCTTTGGAAGTGGAGGCGGCGGCGGATTCTCCGGGGGCGGCGGCGGTTTTGGCGGCGGCGGCTCCTCGGGAAGCTGGTAG